One Faecalispora anaeroviscerum genomic window carries:
- a CDS encoding BMC domain-containing protein gives MSNEALGMIETKGLVGAIEAADAMVKAANVVLIGYEKIGSGLVTVMVRGDVGAVKASVDAGVAAADAVGEVVSRHVIPRPHADTEKILP, from the coding sequence ATGTCAAATGAAGCATTAGGCATGATCGAAACCAAAGGTCTTGTCGGCGCGATCGAAGCGGCAGACGCAATGGTGAAAGCAGCAAATGTTGTTTTGATCGGCTATGAGAAAATTGGCTCCGGCTTAGTCACGGTAATGGTGCGCGGAGATGTTGGCGCGGTTAAAGCGTCGGTGGATGCCGGCGTAGCGGCGGCTGACGCGGTGGGAGAGGTTGTTTCCCGCCATGTAATTCCGCGGCCCCATGCAGACACAGAAAAAATACTGCCGTAA
- a CDS encoding phosphate propanoyltransferase, whose amino-acid sequence MKHTDQTVETIAKLVLERLREMQTCMVPVGVSNRHVHLSQADLEALFGSGYQLTSIKELGQPGQFAAKETVTIIGPKGSFENVRILGPVRPKSQVEISLSDSFRLGVKAPIRESGQLENTPGLQLCGPLGTLELPCGAIVALRHIHATPEIAERMGIFDKEIVEVETCGERRCVLGNVLVRVSEKSALEIHVDTDEANACGLKNNDFVLIRKCR is encoded by the coding sequence TTGAAGCACACAGATCAAACAGTGGAAACCATTGCAAAGCTTGTTTTGGAGCGGCTGCGCGAAATGCAGACCTGTATGGTGCCGGTAGGGGTATCGAACCGTCATGTGCATCTGAGCCAGGCGGATCTGGAAGCTCTGTTCGGTTCAGGGTATCAGCTGACTTCAATCAAGGAGCTGGGGCAGCCCGGCCAATTTGCGGCCAAAGAAACGGTTACGATCATCGGGCCGAAGGGCAGCTTTGAGAACGTTCGTATTTTAGGGCCGGTACGCCCTAAGAGTCAGGTAGAGATTTCTCTTTCGGACAGCTTTCGTTTGGGGGTCAAGGCCCCCATCCGTGAATCAGGTCAGCTGGAAAACACGCCCGGCCTGCAGCTTTGCGGCCCATTGGGAACGCTAGAGTTGCCCTGCGGCGCCATTGTGGCGTTGCGTCATATCCATGCTACGCCGGAGATTGCGGAGCGTATGGGAATTTTTGATAAAGAAATCGTCGAGGTAGAAACCTGCGGCGAAAGGCGCTGTGTGCTCGGGAATGTGCTGGTCCGCGTTTCAGAGAAATCTGCGCTGGAAATACATGTGGATACCGATGAGGCAAATGCTTGCGGACTCAAAAATAATGATTTTGTCCTCATTCGCAAATGCCGCTGA
- a CDS encoding aldehyde dehydrogenase family protein yields the protein MKLDDKLIEQVARLVMEEMKTGGSAACEKNGACGSNGIFDSMDDAVVASEAAQRKYLFSSMEDRQKYVDVIRQTVLEPELLQKISCMAVEETGMGNYEHKLIKNSLAAKKSPGTEDLITEAMTGDHGLTLVEYCPFGVIGAVTPATNPTETIICNSIAMLAGGNTVVFSPHPRAKNVTHVLVTALNQALEKAGAPANLIVTVREPSVENTNLMIKHPKIRVLVATGGPGIVKMVMSTGKKAIGAGAGNPPVVVDETADIEKAAKDIVDGCSFDNNLPCIAEKEVIAVDTIADCLIWHMKNAGAFEIKEESTISRLLQLVTNEKGGPKVEFVGKSAPYILNKLGISGGENARVIIMEAQKNHPFVMEELMMPILPIVRAADVDEAIEIALVAERGNRHTAMMHSKNIDKLTKMAKLLQTTIFVKNAPSYAGIGVGGEGCTTFTIAGPTGEGLTTARSFCRKRRCVMSDALHIR from the coding sequence ATGAAATTAGATGATAAATTAATCGAGCAGGTGGCTCGTCTGGTCATGGAAGAAATGAAAACCGGAGGCAGCGCGGCGTGTGAGAAGAATGGGGCCTGCGGTAGCAATGGGATTTTCGATTCCATGGATGACGCGGTGGTGGCCAGCGAAGCGGCGCAGAGAAAATACCTGTTTTCTTCCATGGAGGATCGCCAGAAATATGTCGATGTGATTCGCCAGACGGTGCTGGAGCCGGAACTGCTCCAGAAAATTTCGTGTATGGCGGTAGAAGAAACCGGCATGGGCAATTATGAACATAAGCTGATCAAAAATAGTTTGGCAGCGAAAAAATCCCCCGGAACCGAGGATCTCATCACCGAGGCCATGACCGGAGACCACGGCCTGACTCTGGTGGAATACTGCCCCTTCGGCGTGATTGGCGCGGTCACTCCCGCAACGAATCCAACCGAAACCATCATCTGCAATTCCATCGCGATGCTTGCGGGCGGCAATACCGTTGTGTTCAGTCCCCACCCCAGAGCCAAGAATGTGACCCATGTGCTGGTAACTGCCCTGAATCAGGCACTGGAAAAGGCCGGCGCTCCCGCGAATCTCATTGTAACGGTGAGGGAACCCTCCGTTGAGAATACCAATCTGATGATCAAGCATCCGAAAATTCGGGTTCTGGTCGCCACGGGCGGCCCCGGGATCGTAAAAATGGTTATGTCTACCGGCAAAAAAGCCATTGGAGCGGGCGCGGGCAACCCTCCGGTTGTTGTGGATGAAACGGCAGACATTGAGAAAGCGGCCAAAGACATTGTTGACGGCTGCAGTTTCGATAACAACCTGCCCTGCATTGCGGAAAAAGAGGTTATTGCGGTCGATACGATTGCGGACTGCCTGATTTGGCATATGAAAAATGCCGGTGCGTTTGAGATTAAGGAAGAAAGCACCATCAGCCGCCTGCTTCAGCTGGTCACAAACGAAAAAGGTGGCCCCAAGGTGGAGTTTGTCGGAAAGAGCGCGCCTTATATTCTGAATAAGCTGGGGATCAGCGGCGGAGAAAACGCGCGTGTGATTATTATGGAGGCACAGAAGAATCATCCGTTTGTGATGGAAGAGCTGATGATGCCGATTCTGCCGATTGTCCGCGCTGCGGATGTCGATGAGGCCATTGAAATCGCGCTGGTGGCCGAGCGCGGCAACCGCCATACCGCCATGATGCATTCAAAAAATATCGACAAGCTGACCAAGATGGCAAAGCTGCTGCAAACGACGATCTTTGTCAAAAATGCGCCGTCCTATGCCGGAATTGGCGTGGGCGGGGAAGGCTGCACCACCTTTACGATTGCGGGCCCAACGGGTGAAGGCCTGACCACTGCCCGCTCCTTCTGCCGGAAGCGCCGCTGCGTCATGTCAGATGCGCTGCATATCCGCTGA
- the eutJ gene encoding ethanolamine utilization protein EutJ, with protein MLELERINEYIAQVERSETETFEPCPGKLKVGLDLGTAYIVLVVLDAEDHPIACEKRAASVLRDGVVVDYVGACRVVRELKEKLEARLGQTLEQCAIAMPAGTDSSLKTHTYVAESAGMQVVNVLDEPTAANTIYRVSEGVVVDIGGGTTGLAILKDGKVVQIEDEPTGGTHLTLVLAGSYQIPIAEAEAIKLDSSRHAEIFPVVKAVIEKMAAIVKKYVSKEAVSAIYLCGGTCCLAGVEAVFEKETGIPTYKPQNPFLVTPAGIAMNCIEK; from the coding sequence TTGTTGGAACTTGAAAGAATCAATGAATATATTGCGCAGGTAGAGCGCTCTGAAACAGAAACCTTTGAACCCTGCCCCGGTAAACTGAAGGTAGGGCTGGATTTGGGCACCGCTTATATCGTGCTTGTGGTACTGGATGCCGAGGATCACCCGATCGCCTGTGAAAAACGAGCGGCAAGCGTCCTACGCGACGGTGTTGTGGTAGATTATGTTGGCGCCTGCCGGGTTGTACGCGAACTGAAAGAAAAGCTGGAGGCCCGCCTGGGCCAAACTCTGGAGCAATGTGCCATCGCCATGCCGGCCGGAACCGACAGTAGCCTGAAAACGCACACCTATGTTGCGGAAAGTGCGGGAATGCAGGTTGTTAATGTCCTTGATGAACCGACAGCCGCAAACACCATTTACCGTGTTTCTGAAGGAGTAGTTGTGGATATCGGCGGCGGCACCACGGGCCTTGCTATTTTGAAGGACGGCAAGGTGGTTCAGATCGAAGATGAGCCGACAGGCGGCACGCACCTGACCCTTGTGCTGGCCGGCAGCTACCAAATCCCGATTGCGGAGGCGGAGGCCATTAAACTCGATTCCTCCCGCCATGCGGAGATTTTCCCTGTCGTGAAAGCGGTGATCGAGAAAATGGCGGCCATCGTAAAAAAGTATGTGAGTAAAGAAGCTGTCAGCGCGATTTATCTGTGTGGCGGAACCTGCTGCCTGGCCGGGGTGGAAGCGGTATTTGAAAAAGAAACCGGAATCCCAACCTATAAGCCGCAGAACCCGTTTCTGGTCACACCGGCGGGGATCGCCATGAACTGTATTGAAAAATAA
- a CDS encoding EutN/CcmL family microcompartment protein: MLVGKVIGNIWSTRKEESLRGLKFLVVCPLDLLEGGKPGTPIIAVDSIGAGIGETVLIVSGSSARTAIGRPDVPVDATVVGIVDDKEINTNVL; encoded by the coding sequence ATGCTGGTAGGAAAGGTGATTGGGAATATCTGGTCGACCCGTAAGGAAGAAAGCCTGAGGGGATTAAAGTTTCTGGTCGTCTGCCCTCTGGATTTACTGGAGGGAGGGAAGCCCGGTACCCCCATTATTGCGGTAGACAGCATTGGTGCGGGAATTGGGGAAACGGTACTCATCGTCAGCGGAAGCTCTGCCCGAACCGCGATTGGCCGTCCGGATGTCCCAGTGGATGCGACCGTAGTCGGTATTGTAGACGATAAAGAAATCAATACCAATGTACTGTAG
- a CDS encoding 4Fe-4S dicluster domain-containing protein, with translation MDLIEAVKAAGVVGAGGAGFPTHVKLAAKAECFVVNGAECEPLIETDKYLMRTFPDQIVQAVVEVASHVGAKRAVIALKKKYVKEVAALRQSIAASGAQIELFEMSSFYPAGDEQVLIQQVCGTSVPERGIPLDVGAVVDNVGTLLNIHDALQGIPVTEKYLSVVGEVERPVMRKVPLGTPLRECISSARPRLQDYIVILGGPMMGRVVTDPAEIDHLAVTKTTGNLIVLPREHYLACRAALSLHRMKVQAKSACVQCRMCTSLCPRYLIGHQIQPHLMMRNLFREDLITDKDEYQKVFGQAANCCDCGVCEMFSCPMGLSPRKVNAYLKGRLREQEIQTPRNLSPKARDGSLYGKVPTDRLVARLGLSEYYHLHAGDYCTELFPEQVWISFRQHIGKPAVPAVQVGETVHKGFLLASAAPEGLSANIHASISGIVTEINADGACIRRDREA, from the coding sequence ATGGATTTGATCGAAGCGGTAAAGGCTGCGGGTGTGGTAGGGGCAGGCGGAGCCGGATTCCCTACACATGTGAAGCTTGCCGCCAAGGCGGAGTGTTTTGTGGTAAACGGCGCGGAATGCGAGCCGCTGATCGAAACAGATAAGTATTTGATGCGCACCTTCCCGGATCAGATCGTTCAGGCGGTCGTCGAAGTTGCCTCCCATGTCGGAGCAAAAAGAGCCGTGATTGCCCTGAAAAAGAAGTATGTCAAAGAGGTCGCTGCGCTGCGGCAGTCTATCGCGGCATCCGGTGCGCAGATCGAACTGTTTGAGATGTCGTCCTTTTACCCAGCCGGGGATGAGCAGGTACTCATTCAGCAGGTGTGTGGCACTTCGGTTCCCGAGCGCGGAATCCCGCTCGATGTGGGTGCCGTGGTGGATAACGTGGGAACTCTTCTGAATATTCACGACGCCTTGCAGGGAATTCCCGTAACCGAAAAATATTTGTCTGTCGTTGGCGAGGTGGAGCGCCCAGTGATGCGTAAGGTTCCGCTGGGAACCCCTCTGCGCGAATGTATTAGCAGTGCTCGCCCGCGGCTTCAGGATTATATCGTGATACTCGGCGGCCCTATGATGGGGCGCGTTGTGACTGACCCCGCCGAAATCGATCATCTGGCCGTTACGAAAACAACCGGGAATCTGATTGTTCTGCCAAGGGAGCATTATCTCGCGTGCCGGGCGGCGCTGTCGCTTCACAGAATGAAAGTGCAGGCCAAAAGCGCCTGTGTTCAGTGTCGGATGTGTACCAGTTTGTGCCCACGGTACCTCATTGGGCATCAGATTCAGCCCCATTTAATGATGCGTAACCTGTTTCGCGAGGATTTGATTACCGATAAGGACGAGTACCAAAAGGTGTTTGGGCAGGCTGCCAATTGTTGCGACTGCGGTGTGTGCGAAATGTTCTCCTGTCCTATGGGGCTTTCGCCCCGCAAGGTAAACGCTTACCTGAAAGGCCGGCTGCGCGAGCAGGAAATTCAGACGCCGCGTAATCTTTCTCCAAAGGCCAGAGACGGCTCTTTGTATGGCAAAGTACCGACTGATCGCTTGGTGGCTCGTTTGGGGCTTTCAGAGTATTATCACCTGCACGCTGGCGACTATTGTACGGAGCTTTTTCCGGAGCAGGTATGGATTTCATTCCGGCAGCATATTGGAAAGCCTGCCGTTCCAGCTGTACAGGTCGGAGAAACGGTACATAAGGGTTTTTTACTGGCATCGGCCGCCCCGGAGGGACTCTCCGCCAATATTCACGCCAGTATCAGCGGAATCGTAACAGAAATCAATGCGGACGGCGCATGCATTCGCCGCGATAGGGAGGCTTAA
- a CDS encoding BMC domain-containing protein has translation MKEAIGAIELSSIARGIEVSDQMVKVSNAELVKASTVCPGKYIVIIGGSTSDVKTSMEKGIQAAEEYYVDSLMIPNIHSQLIPAIGLTNPVEAIKAIGVMEFYSVTSGIRAADIAAKAANITLIEVKIGYAIGGKGVVLLTGDVEAVKTAVAAATAETELLLSTTVIARPSEKIFQTLL, from the coding sequence ATGAAAGAAGCAATTGGAGCAATTGAGCTTTCCAGCATTGCCCGCGGAATCGAAGTCAGTGATCAGATGGTCAAGGTGTCCAACGCCGAATTGGTGAAAGCTTCCACGGTGTGTCCCGGTAAGTACATCGTGATTATCGGTGGAAGTACCAGCGACGTGAAAACCTCTATGGAAAAAGGAATTCAAGCTGCGGAGGAATATTATGTAGACAGCTTGATGATTCCCAACATTCATTCTCAGCTGATTCCCGCTATCGGCCTGACGAATCCGGTGGAAGCAATCAAGGCGATTGGCGTAATGGAGTTTTACTCGGTAACGTCGGGTATCCGCGCGGCAGATATTGCCGCAAAGGCCGCAAACATTACACTGATTGAAGTAAAAATAGGCTATGCTATCGGAGGGAAGGGAGTCGTTCTTCTCACAGGAGATGTAGAAGCGGTGAAAACTGCGGTTGCGGCGGCGACGGCGGAAACAGAGCTTCTGCTTTCCACCACGGTAATCGCCCGCCCCTCCGAGAAAATTTTTCAAACATTGCTATAA
- a CDS encoding FlxA-like family protein: MSISAISGTSNYTTTTSSSQSEINKLRAEEKQLQQELTQLQSNVSGDDSEQVQLQISTVQQQISQVEQQIQQLQNQSNKQAQDKQQTTQAKFNVGDTASFSNDHLIDITV; this comes from the coding sequence ATGAGTATTTCTGCAATTTCAGGTACAAGTAACTATACTACCACGACCAGCAGCAGCCAGAGCGAAATCAACAAGCTGCGCGCGGAGGAGAAGCAGCTGCAGCAGGAACTGACCCAGCTACAAAGCAATGTTTCGGGGGATGATTCCGAACAGGTTCAACTGCAAATTTCGACTGTACAGCAGCAGATTTCTCAGGTTGAGCAGCAGATTCAGCAGCTGCAGAACCAGTCTAACAAGCAGGCACAGGACAAACAGCAGACAACGCAGGCCAAATTTAATGTTGGTGATACCGCAAGCTTTTCAAACGACCACCTAATCGATATTACCGTATGA
- a CDS encoding 50S ribosomal protein L25 produces MEEIALKAVIREEKPKKVRREGFIPGVLNGPGTASTPVQFESTDLNKMIARHGTSTKLWVMLGSEKKFGFMKELQRNPVDGKPLHVSIQMTSENQDIKMQLPIQFHGHGDLEHNLLQLQVYRSEAEVEGKAALIPDEIVVEVSDKKAGEGVTAADFHLPEGVRTIDPEGEVYAVIKAVRAVVADDAEETEAAAEGAANQS; encoded by the coding sequence ATGGAAGAGATTGCTTTAAAAGCAGTCATTAGAGAAGAAAAGCCCAAAAAGGTGAGAAGAGAAGGCTTTATTCCGGGGGTCCTCAATGGCCCTGGCACCGCATCCACTCCTGTGCAGTTTGAAAGCACCGACCTGAACAAAATGATCGCGCGGCACGGCACAAGCACGAAATTATGGGTCATGCTGGGCAGTGAAAAGAAATTTGGATTTATGAAAGAGCTTCAGCGGAACCCGGTAGACGGAAAGCCCCTTCATGTGTCCATTCAGATGACCTCCGAGAATCAGGACATTAAAATGCAGCTCCCAATTCAGTTCCACGGCCATGGTGATTTGGAACACAATCTTCTGCAATTGCAGGTGTATCGTTCCGAAGCCGAAGTAGAAGGTAAGGCTGCACTGATTCCAGATGAAATTGTGGTTGAGGTTTCCGATAAAAAGGCTGGTGAAGGCGTTACTGCCGCCGACTTCCATCTTCCCGAGGGAGTACGGACGATCGATCCGGAAGGTGAAGTCTACGCTGTTATTAAGGCGGTAAGGGCAGTGGTTGCTGATGATGCAGAGGAAACCGAAGCGGCGGCAGAGGGAGCAGCCAATCAATCATGA
- a CDS encoding 5-bromo-4-chloroindolyl phosphate hydrolysis family protein, translating into MFERFFSMLGREISNSVSDVVHSEEFRDLKQEVKDTFHDAVGEGSSRRRSRRSRHRSPQPPISSDPSVQADIRPLRYSDSRFPWKQVSSILLLIFGGVFALTSLLLMVGVITMAATGQAAYLIWATLSTTIPFGGISAWMITQGCRIRGRLNRIVRYLSGVGNAKFCSVDQLAKLVRKTPAFVVKDLEKMIRSNMLPDGYLDDQKTCLMLGEETYQQYLHAQQSMEERERRNYQKEEQEAGTAPSKGRELLNQISQAKIFITDEVILLKISRLESVTEKILNYVEEHPEKESQIRKFNDYYLPTTLKLIHSYCHFDSQPVQGENITSAKKQIRESLDTINTAFENLLDSLFGDATMDISSDISVLEVMLAREGLTGDDFKKSDNTK; encoded by the coding sequence ATGTTTGAGAGATTTTTTTCAATGCTGGGCAGAGAAATCAGCAATAGTGTGAGTGATGTGGTTCATTCAGAAGAATTTCGGGATTTAAAGCAAGAGGTGAAAGACACCTTTCATGATGCGGTAGGCGAGGGGAGTTCCCGACGCCGGAGCAGAAGAAGCCGGCACAGGTCCCCCCAGCCGCCTATTTCTTCGGATCCTTCCGTTCAGGCTGATATTCGCCCCCTGCGGTATTCGGATTCTCGCTTCCCGTGGAAGCAGGTTTCCAGCATTCTCCTTTTGATATTTGGAGGAGTCTTTGCTCTTACTTCCCTTCTTTTGATGGTTGGCGTCATAACAATGGCCGCAACGGGGCAGGCCGCGTATTTAATATGGGCTACCCTCTCCACAACAATACCGTTTGGTGGGATTTCCGCATGGATGATTACGCAGGGCTGTAGGATCCGCGGAAGATTAAACCGTATTGTTCGTTATTTAAGCGGTGTTGGCAACGCGAAATTCTGTTCTGTTGATCAGCTGGCCAAGCTGGTGAGAAAGACCCCGGCATTTGTGGTGAAAGATCTGGAAAAGATGATCCGTTCCAATATGCTGCCTGATGGATATTTGGACGATCAGAAAACCTGCCTGATGCTAGGGGAGGAAACATACCAGCAATATCTTCATGCGCAGCAGTCTATGGAAGAGCGCGAACGCCGGAATTACCAGAAAGAAGAGCAGGAAGCAGGTACGGCACCTTCTAAAGGACGAGAATTGCTGAATCAGATCAGTCAGGCGAAAATTTTTATTACGGATGAAGTAATCCTTCTGAAAATTTCCCGTTTGGAGAGCGTCACGGAAAAAATACTGAATTATGTGGAAGAGCATCCGGAAAAGGAATCGCAGATCCGTAAATTTAATGACTATTATCTTCCGACTACATTAAAGCTGATTCATTCTTACTGCCATTTCGATAGCCAGCCCGTACAGGGGGAGAATATTACCTCTGCCAAAAAGCAGATTCGCGAGAGTTTGGATACGATTAATACTGCCTTTGAAAATCTTCTGGATAGTTTGTTTGGGGATGCCACAATGGATATTTCCTCCGATATTTCCGTTTTAGAGGTCATGTTGGCCCGCGAAGGACTTACCGGGGATGACTTCAAAAAATCTGATAATACAAAATAA
- a CDS encoding [Fe-Fe] hydrogenase large subunit C-terminal domain-containing protein: METGVSLAQIMRPGRRSIVMTTFEELYSRLVKASVQNHLDEELEQVRQDGFDPHQLDCLLNPSKYAPVIRIGDCDCSEKSNASCSGKCLFDALYRDENGNTSINKDLCVGCSECVNNCHAKKLTESRDILPAMAAVQNAKTPVYAMVAPAFINQFSSDVTPGKLRSAFKKIGFDGMVEVALFADILTLKEALEFDKNIQKEEDYQLTSCCCPMWISMIRKVYNQLIPHVPGAVSPMVACGRAIKTLYPGSVTVFIGPCLAKKAEAREPDVSDSTDFVLTFQEIKDVFDFAGIDLISMPEDERDHSSRAGRIYAGTGGVSEAVQSTVARLNPDRKISVRAAHADGVRACKEMLSSALEGKLTANFIEGMGCVGGCVGGPKALIPKEEGRKNVFEYGNTATYPTPIDNPYVIELLHRLGFDTVEDLLEKSDIFTRQF; encoded by the coding sequence ATGGAAACGGGCGTTTCTCTTGCACAGATCATGCGCCCCGGCAGAAGGAGCATCGTCATGACAACATTTGAAGAACTTTACAGCAGATTGGTCAAGGCCTCCGTACAGAATCATCTGGATGAGGAACTGGAACAGGTCAGGCAGGATGGATTTGACCCCCATCAGTTGGATTGCCTGCTGAATCCGTCGAAATACGCACCGGTCATTCGGATTGGCGACTGCGATTGTAGTGAAAAATCAAACGCATCCTGCTCAGGAAAATGCCTGTTTGATGCGCTGTACCGCGATGAAAACGGAAACACCTCCATTAACAAGGATTTGTGTGTCGGCTGTTCCGAATGCGTCAACAACTGCCACGCCAAAAAGCTGACGGAAAGCCGCGACATTCTTCCCGCGATGGCCGCCGTTCAAAACGCAAAAACACCGGTATATGCAATGGTGGCACCGGCTTTCATCAACCAGTTCAGCAGCGATGTTACTCCTGGCAAGCTGCGCAGTGCCTTTAAGAAAATCGGGTTCGACGGCATGGTAGAGGTAGCACTGTTTGCGGACATCCTCACGCTGAAGGAAGCTCTGGAATTCGACAAAAACATCCAGAAGGAAGAAGATTATCAGTTGACCAGCTGCTGCTGTCCCATGTGGATTTCAATGATCCGCAAAGTGTACAACCAGCTAATTCCCCATGTGCCGGGCGCTGTGTCTCCCATGGTGGCCTGTGGACGAGCCATTAAGACACTATACCCGGGTTCGGTAACCGTCTTTATTGGGCCTTGTCTGGCCAAAAAGGCCGAGGCGAGAGAGCCTGATGTATCGGATTCCACCGACTTTGTTTTGACATTTCAGGAAATTAAGGATGTTTTCGATTTTGCCGGGATTGATCTCATATCTATGCCCGAGGATGAACGTGACCATTCTTCTCGCGCGGGCCGTATTTATGCCGGCACCGGCGGCGTCAGTGAGGCGGTGCAGAGCACGGTAGCACGCCTGAACCCCGACCGTAAGATCTCTGTTCGTGCGGCGCATGCCGACGGTGTGCGCGCCTGCAAAGAGATGCTCAGCAGCGCTCTGGAGGGCAAGCTCACCGCTAACTTTATTGAGGGAATGGGTTGTGTCGGCGGCTGTGTCGGAGGGCCCAAGGCGCTGATTCCTAAAGAGGAAGGCCGAAAGAATGTATTTGAATACGGCAACACCGCTACCTACCCCACCCCCATCGACAATCCCTATGTCATAGAGCTTCTGCATCGCTTAGGATTTGATACGGTTGAAGATCTGCTCGAAAAGAGCGATATTTTCACGCGCCAGTTTTAA
- a CDS encoding HDIG domain-containing metalloprotein, translating to MGTIPTLEQAQALLEEYNQDEFHLRHAKIVSGVMGYFAQEYDPDNVEFWKVVGLLHDLDFEQYPEQHCIKCQEIMRERKLDERLIRAVASHGHFIRVDIPPEHIMEKILYATDELTGLIGAVAIMRPSKSVSDLELKSVRKKFKSTGFAAGCSRDVIARGAEMLGWTLDELMERTILAMRSLMGTMDI from the coding sequence ATGGGAACGATTCCCACCCTGGAGCAGGCACAGGCTCTGCTGGAAGAGTATAATCAGGATGAATTTCATCTTCGCCACGCGAAAATTGTATCCGGCGTGATGGGGTATTTTGCACAAGAATACGACCCGGACAATGTGGAATTCTGGAAAGTGGTAGGATTACTTCACGATTTGGATTTTGAGCAATACCCGGAGCAACACTGTATAAAATGCCAGGAGATCATGCGGGAACGCAAACTGGATGAACGGCTGATTCGCGCGGTGGCCAGCCATGGGCATTTCATCCGTGTGGATATTCCCCCGGAGCACATCATGGAAAAGATTCTGTATGCAACCGACGAACTCACCGGCCTGATCGGCGCAGTGGCAATTATGCGGCCCTCTAAAAGCGTTTCGGATTTAGAGCTGAAATCGGTCAGAAAAAAATTCAAATCCACCGGCTTTGCGGCGGGATGCTCCCGCGACGTGATCGCAAGGGGAGCCGAAATGCTCGGCTGGACTTTGGATGAGCTGATGGAACGCACCATTCTTGCGATGCGCAGCCTGATGGGGACGATGGATATTTAA
- a CDS encoding tRNA 2-thiocytidine biosynthesis TtcA family protein gives MEETLKIEQSILKKYRKEIWHRMIGGIKDYQLILPGDRIAVCISGGKDSMLLAKCLQMLQRHTEIPFELEFLSMDPGYNEYNRQLIAQNAEQLGIPLTLFSSRIFEIVSHSGGNPCYLCARMRRGHLYAKAKELGCNKIALAHHFDDVIETTMMSMLYGAEIRTMMPKLPSTNFPGMEIIRPLYLVRERDVLAWKRYNSLEFVRCGCPLSEATPVCTEKENNGSKRAMVKELIARLRKDNPQVDINIFRSMHNVNLDTVLGYRQDGQTHSFLDDYRQSASDIQTEGDSAEE, from the coding sequence ATGGAAGAAACTTTAAAAATTGAACAAAGCATCTTAAAAAAATACCGCAAAGAAATCTGGCACCGCATGATTGGCGGAATCAAGGATTACCAGCTGATTTTGCCGGGCGACCGGATTGCCGTGTGCATCTCCGGCGGCAAGGACTCCATGCTCTTGGCCAAGTGCCTGCAAATGCTGCAGCGCCACACAGAGATTCCGTTTGAGCTGGAATTTTTGTCGATGGACCCCGGCTACAATGAATACAACCGGCAACTGATTGCTCAAAACGCCGAACAGCTCGGCATTCCCCTAACGCTGTTCTCTTCCCGCATTTTCGAGATTGTGAGCCATTCCGGCGGCAACCCCTGCTATTTGTGTGCCAGAATGCGGCGGGGCCACCTGTATGCCAAGGCGAAAGAGCTTGGCTGCAATAAAATTGCACTGGCGCATCATTTTGATGATGTGATCGAAACCACGATGATGAGCATGCTGTACGGCGCGGAAATCAGGACGATGATGCCGAAGCTCCCCAGCACCAATTTCCCCGGCATGGAAATCATCCGCCCGCTTTATCTGGTACGCGAGCGCGATGTTCTGGCATGGAAACGTTATAACTCACTGGAGTTCGTACGCTGCGGGTGCCCCTTGTCCGAGGCGACCCCCGTTTGCACAGAAAAAGAAAACAACGGTTCGAAGCGAGCAATGGTGAAAGAACTGATCGCTCGTCTGCGCAAGGACAACCCTCAGGTAGATATCAATATTTTTCGCAGCATGCATAACGTAAATCTGGATACTGTCCTTGGTTACCGGCAGGACGGACAAACCCACAGCTTTCTGGATGATTACAGACAATCGGCCAGCGACATACAAACCGAAGGTGACTCAGCGGAAGAATAG